The Paenibacillus tianjinensis genome has a window encoding:
- a CDS encoding AAA family ATPase, translating to MSDLSKLNKQKYIYWLKQKRKSNGELYSDNTVNSYASSLSTAPARLSGIELENTDVYGITSANYFHEIRQRMERAENFEEINIKAGNKAFQYALEYYEDFLREQEKGNESVGDADGSTLNYSITSTPIKFTAAAGLPTALLDKNIILYGPPGTGKTYNTVTYAVAIIENKPLHNIMYEVRTRGYEVIQERYRSYKEKGLIEFTTFHQSYGYEEFIEGIKPKLQQGDETGHIGDNVAYEIKPGVFKQFCEKAQTPVIQDSNTYGIRNEPVIWKVSLGGSGQSDVKQDCFDNDRIRIGWDSYGERITDETDFREYGGATILSRFMSEMVIGDIVLILHDEKTIDAIGVVTGEYEWLNQMEDYKRSRNVKWLAKDIREDIYALNGNKVMTLGSVYRLNRITLADVLVMLKANSNVHSTAIQENANNYVFIIDEINRGNISKILGELITLIEPSKRIGQAEEIRLRLPYSQEVFGVPGNVYLLATMNTADRSIARLDTALRRRFHFAEMMPCPEVLDSIQVGNEVIELSAMLEMMNRRIEVLYDREHMIGHAYFMSLNNHSALDDLAHIFRNTIIPLLQEYFYEDYDKIRLVLGDNNKPESEQFILAKKTDITELFGNMNDFEFDDEAAYVLNEEAFENAQAYRKIYSRSS from the coding sequence ATGAGTGATTTATCCAAGCTTAACAAGCAAAAATACATCTACTGGTTAAAGCAGAAAAGAAAATCAAATGGGGAACTATATTCCGATAATACAGTGAATTCGTACGCCTCATCATTATCGACCGCACCTGCCAGACTTTCAGGAATTGAATTGGAGAATACAGATGTTTACGGGATCACTTCAGCTAATTACTTTCATGAGATTAGACAGCGTATGGAAAGGGCGGAGAATTTCGAAGAGATTAACATCAAGGCTGGCAACAAAGCTTTTCAATATGCTCTTGAGTACTATGAGGATTTCTTGCGTGAACAGGAAAAGGGGAATGAATCAGTTGGTGATGCCGATGGAAGTACTTTGAACTATTCGATAACGAGCACGCCTATAAAATTTACAGCTGCTGCTGGACTGCCTACCGCACTCCTTGATAAAAATATTATTTTATATGGCCCTCCAGGTACAGGCAAAACCTACAATACGGTCACATATGCAGTCGCAATCATTGAGAACAAGCCCTTACATAACATTATGTATGAAGTAAGAACCAGAGGTTATGAAGTAATCCAGGAACGCTACCGTTCTTACAAAGAAAAGGGACTTATTGAGTTCACAACATTCCATCAATCCTATGGCTATGAGGAGTTTATTGAAGGGATTAAGCCGAAGCTTCAGCAGGGTGACGAGACAGGTCATATTGGCGATAATGTTGCGTACGAGATAAAGCCGGGAGTGTTTAAACAATTCTGTGAAAAAGCGCAGACTCCAGTTATTCAGGACAGTAATACGTACGGAATTCGTAATGAACCAGTCATATGGAAGGTCTCACTCGGCGGTTCGGGCCAAAGTGATGTGAAACAGGATTGCTTTGATAATGATAGAATCCGGATCGGGTGGGACTCTTACGGAGAACGGATTACAGATGAGACGGACTTCAGAGAATATGGCGGAGCGACGATCCTGTCCCGGTTCATGAGCGAGATGGTGATCGGTGATATTGTCCTGATTCTCCATGATGAAAAAACTATTGATGCCATCGGTGTCGTTACAGGTGAATATGAATGGCTCAATCAAATGGAGGATTACAAACGTTCCCGCAATGTAAAATGGCTTGCCAAAGATATCCGGGAGGATATTTATGCGCTCAATGGAAATAAGGTTATGACACTGGGCTCAGTATACAGGCTGAACAGAATCACGCTTGCGGATGTACTGGTCATGCTAAAAGCGAATAGCAATGTTCATAGTACAGCAATTCAGGAGAATGCAAACAATTACGTGTTTATTATCGATGAAATCAACCGCGGCAATATCTCGAAAATTCTCGGGGAGTTAATTACGCTGATTGAGCCGTCCAAACGTATTGGACAAGCAGAAGAAATCAGACTGAGGCTGCCTTACTCACAAGAAGTGTTCGGTGTTCCGGGCAATGTCTATCTGCTTGCCACAATGAACACTGCTGACCGTTCGATTGCCAGGCTGGACACTGCGCTGCGCCGCCGTTTTCATTTTGCGGAAATGATGCCGTGTCCGGAAGTGCTTGATAGTATACAGGTTGGTAATGAGGTCATTGAGTTGTCGGCCATGCTGGAAATGATGAATCGTCGTATCGAGGTACTATATGACAGGGAGCATATGATCGGGCATGCTTACTTTATGTCATTAAACAATCACTCTGCTCTGGATGATCTGGCTCACATTTTCCGCAATACGATTATCCCGCTGCTGCAGGAGTACTTTTATGAAGACTATGACAAGATCCGGCTCGTACTTGGTGACAATAACAAACCTGAGAGTGAACAGTTTATTCTGGCCAAAAAGACGGATATAACGGAGCTGTTTGGGAATATGAACGATTTTGAGTTTGATGACGAAGCAGCCTACGTGCTTAATGAAGAAGCGTTTGAAAATGCCCAAGCCTACCGCAAAATATACAGTCGCAGCTCATGA
- a CDS encoding McrC family protein — protein MINRTKYTIKEYDSFTKNQDVKLPNLHYMPEPVFDCLEQFVLSNRQVSDTDPLELMVVTSKRGIGKVISARNYVGVITMNSGVQIEILPKLYSRNAESSERETKQVFLKMLKSLLRIPFKHFNFSSLNQEKYSILDIFIRMFVEEAYILVKRGLKSAYTGHEDNEYFYKGKLKFAEHIRLNAVHKERFYIEYDVFSADRPENRLIKSTIRVLQKVCSSRKLQKDLYTLSTAFESVEFSADYSQDFAKVTDDRNMSEYAIVLQWCRVFLYRNSFTPFIGNGVAYALLFSMEKVFESYLAGQLKKKLAHPKYSLMTQHRLYHLFDEPGQRFMLKPDIVVTCAQGTVVLDTKWKKLTPDGNHGISQSDMYQAYAYHKKYSAQTVILVYPWTSEVAEIKDPIIYRSKDGVTVQVHFVYLGEDTDGVGELSGLIEAALAGF, from the coding sequence ATGATAAACCGGACGAAATATACCATTAAGGAATATGATTCATTCACTAAAAATCAGGATGTGAAGCTCCCGAACCTTCATTATATGCCTGAACCTGTTTTTGACTGTCTGGAGCAGTTTGTGTTGTCCAATCGACAGGTGTCAGATACGGATCCATTGGAGCTGATGGTGGTAACGAGCAAAAGAGGGATCGGCAAAGTTATCAGCGCCCGTAACTATGTAGGTGTGATCACCATGAATAGTGGGGTACAGATTGAGATCCTGCCTAAACTATATTCACGGAATGCGGAGAGCTCTGAGAGGGAAACCAAACAGGTTTTCCTGAAAATGCTGAAATCACTCCTACGGATACCTTTTAAGCATTTTAATTTCTCCAGTCTGAACCAGGAGAAATACAGCATTCTGGATATTTTCATCCGGATGTTCGTTGAAGAAGCCTATATTCTGGTCAAACGGGGATTGAAGTCCGCGTATACCGGACACGAGGACAACGAGTATTTCTATAAAGGCAAACTCAAATTTGCTGAACATATCCGGCTAAATGCGGTGCATAAGGAGCGCTTTTACATCGAATATGATGTATTCAGTGCAGATCGACCGGAGAACAGATTGATTAAATCAACGATCAGAGTTCTGCAGAAGGTCTGCTCCAGCAGAAAACTACAGAAGGATCTGTACACCCTGTCCACTGCATTTGAGTCTGTAGAGTTCTCGGCAGATTACAGCCAGGACTTTGCCAAAGTCACAGATGATCGGAATATGAGTGAATATGCAATAGTTCTGCAGTGGTGCAGAGTGTTTCTGTACAGAAATAGCTTTACGCCGTTTATAGGAAACGGGGTAGCATATGCTCTATTGTTTTCTATGGAAAAGGTTTTTGAAAGCTATCTTGCCGGACAATTGAAGAAAAAGCTGGCTCACCCCAAGTATTCGCTGATGACGCAACACCGGCTGTACCATCTTTTTGATGAGCCCGGGCAGCGCTTCATGCTAAAACCGGATATCGTAGTTACCTGTGCTCAGGGTACGGTTGTCCTGGATACCAAGTGGAAGAAGCTTACACCGGATGGGAATCATGGAATTTCGCAATCTGACATGTATCAGGCCTATGCCTATCATAAGAAATACTCTGCTCAAACTGTAATTCTTGTATATCCTTGGACATCAGAGGTAGCGGAGATAAAAGATCCAATCATATATAGAAGCAAGGACGGGGTTACGGTTCAGGTACATTTTGTGTATTTAGGTGAGGATACTGATGGTGTAGGGGAGTTAAGCGGTTTAATTGAGGCGGCACTTGCCGGCTTCTGA
- a CDS encoding GGDEF domain-containing protein — translation MNKLIKAASMIVLPLLLMVLTYLAYKNVQTLSVPQLELLKLAPYAVFLTGGVLAWKFNRSREFFLIVIFTLAAASLQYLPELPGTGAAMALPDLYVILCVLLPVNILIFSFFKERGIFSLWGWIRLGLIAAEAAAAVWAMLPERRGLLEQLQLELLPVNLQGLTPLSQLSLMIFIITFIRLLIRQMSYRSSQDVAFMAVLLGMLYVLCLDHDPVAYALLWTMSGIILITSIIQDSYAMAFSDELTGLPSRRALKQDMLKLGMNYAIAMLDIDHFKKFNDTYGHDTGDEVLKLVASIVKDVTGGGRAFRYGGEEFTILFPGKSIQEAMPHLEQLREKVAKRGFTVRAQSRGKGKAKRKSKSRSGGAGKQIYITISIGIAQKNEKSKTPDAVMKAADTALYRAKKKGRNCVSK, via the coding sequence TTGAACAAGTTAATCAAAGCAGCTTCCATGATCGTATTGCCCTTATTGTTAATGGTACTTACTTATCTGGCTTATAAGAACGTGCAGACCTTGTCCGTTCCGCAGCTGGAGTTGCTGAAGCTGGCACCCTACGCCGTTTTTCTGACCGGGGGTGTCCTCGCCTGGAAATTTAACCGCAGCCGGGAATTTTTCCTGATAGTTATTTTTACGCTGGCTGCTGCTTCGCTGCAGTATTTACCGGAGCTTCCGGGAACGGGCGCAGCCATGGCGCTACCTGATCTGTACGTTATCCTGTGTGTGCTGCTGCCGGTGAATATTCTGATCTTTTCCTTCTTCAAGGAACGGGGAATATTCAGCTTATGGGGATGGATCCGGCTGGGGTTGATTGCGGCAGAAGCGGCGGCAGCCGTCTGGGCGATGCTCCCGGAGAGGCGCGGTCTGCTGGAGCAGCTGCAGCTGGAGCTGCTTCCTGTGAACTTGCAGGGGCTGACGCCTTTGTCCCAGCTGTCCCTGATGATCTTCATAATCACCTTTATCCGGCTGCTGATCCGGCAAATGTCCTACAGGTCTTCGCAGGATGTTGCTTTTATGGCGGTGCTGCTGGGGATGCTCTACGTACTGTGCCTAGATCATGATCCAGTCGCCTACGCCTTGCTGTGGACAATGTCAGGCATCATTCTGATTACCTCGATTATTCAAGATTCATATGCCATGGCTTTCTCCGATGAGCTTACCGGCCTGCCTTCCAGACGGGCATTGAAGCAGGACATGCTGAAGCTGGGGATGAACTATGCGATTGCCATGCTGGACATTGACCATTTCAAAAAATTCAATGATACCTATGGCCACGATACTGGAGACGAGGTGCTGAAGCTGGTGGCTTCGATTGTTAAGGACGTGACCGGGGGAGGCAGAGCCTTCCGCTATGGCGGGGAGGAGTTCACCATTTTGTTCCCGGGCAAAAGCATCCAGGAGGCTATGCCGCATCTGGAACAGCTAAGAGAGAAGGTCGCCAAGCGCGGGTTCACAGTAAGGGCGCAGAGCCGGGGCAAAGGGAAGGCTAAACGCAAATCAAAATCGCGCAGCGGGGGAGCAGGCAAACAAATCTATATCACGATCAGCATCGGGATTGCCCAAAAGAACGAGAAGAGCAAAACCCCGGATGCAGTCATGAAAGCGGCGGATACCGCCTTATACCGGGCAAAGAAGAAGGGCAGAAACTGCGTCAGCAAGTAG
- a CDS encoding SDR family oxidoreductase — protein MSDQYKIQDPATQYPKATPEYQQQQPAPGLETAMHPKPDDGAETYRGSGRLTGRKAVVTGADSGIGRAVAIAFAREGADVLLAYMPEEEADAREVVKLVEEAGRKAVAMPGDLKDEQYCEQLIAAAVEQLGGIDILANIAGMQQFVPDIADLTTEQFDATFKTNVYSLFWLCKAAIKHMKPGSTIINTSSIQAYTPAPILLDYATTKAAINTFSKSLAQQVAEKGIRVNVVAPGPVWTPLQVSGGQPVEALKDFGAKTPLSRPGQPAEMAPAYVFLASQESSYISGETLNANGGMPTP, from the coding sequence ATGAGCGATCAATATAAGATTCAGGATCCTGCGACCCAATATCCCAAAGCAACACCGGAATATCAGCAGCAGCAGCCAGCCCCAGGACTGGAAACCGCGATGCATCCGAAGCCGGATGATGGTGCGGAGACCTATCGCGGCAGCGGGCGGCTTACCGGACGTAAAGCGGTGGTCACTGGAGCAGACAGCGGGATTGGCCGCGCGGTGGCGATAGCTTTTGCCCGTGAAGGGGCCGATGTGCTTCTGGCTTATATGCCGGAGGAAGAGGCTGATGCACGGGAAGTAGTGAAGCTTGTGGAGGAAGCTGGACGTAAGGCGGTTGCCATGCCGGGCGATCTCAAAGACGAGCAGTACTGCGAACAGCTGATTGCTGCCGCTGTGGAGCAGCTCGGCGGGATCGATATTCTGGCGAATATCGCGGGCATGCAGCAATTTGTGCCGGATATCGCTGATCTGACGACAGAGCAATTCGATGCCACCTTCAAGACCAATGTATATTCGCTGTTCTGGCTCTGCAAGGCGGCTATTAAGCATATGAAGCCGGGCAGCACCATTATCAATACATCCTCCATCCAGGCCTATACGCCTGCACCGATCCTGCTGGATTATGCAACGACAAAGGCAGCGATTAACACCTTCAGTAAATCGCTTGCCCAGCAGGTTGCCGAAAAGGGGATCCGCGTGAATGTGGTGGCTCCCGGACCGGTATGGACTCCGCTGCAGGTGAGCGGCGGCCAGCCGGTAGAGGCGCTGAAGGACTTCGGCGCCAAAACGCCGCTCAGCCGTCCCGGCCAGCCGGCCGAAATGGCTCCGGCCTACGTGTTCCTGGCCAGTCAGGAATCCAGCTATATCAGCGGCGAAACGCTGAATGCGAACGGCGGCATGCCGACGCCTTAA
- a CDS encoding serine hydrolase domain-containing protein codes for MGQRANLIIVREQAYELYYSHWCANTLPADLFWGPEYALSFIERQTRAVESGPGWLNEVWAEGGAVIDLEKRKLVFYGGEDILLDIPLRTLFLRLMGSIWQGWEITWAYEGIVDLASYVGYPQEALLAEREAYTGDMTLAPSSPREWVDLVASVKFADDDLLLFPLAGELAAYLLSGPAFINRINKSYGYRSLALSEWTEDFPAAGFHIDVTQKRIEIWHAKDFAAAQTRIQSEWPGWEVIDHCGDYESQVRGTGGALKLQVADEQHLMDRLRNLLLKDFVSNPVDTLTYFAQREAEAGKTVEINPYALKYDTYRLPGERKVELWDSAVSKLRMHNQQLLKGLPEDHGLSCRTLLDFFSQIEQSALAVNTFILLQDGVVTSAFARAPYRLDQPQLLYSLSKSITSIAVGIAIDEGLLTLADTVISFFPAKLPGNISPNLARMTVHHLLSMNAGHHDNIYGAVAQEEDWVRAFLAQEVPHEPGSHYVYSTHCTYMLSAIIEQVSGQSLVDFLQPRLFEPLEIPRPVWETCPLGITAGGMGLSLSTESIAKFGQMLLNKGEYAGKRIVSERYLALATSEQSDNRLSAPKDRTDSAQGYGYQFHLCRRGCYRGDGSFGQLCLVAPREQIVIAATAAFGSMQQLQTLLDFIYEYIIDRLDREEAYNHADTLELQNKLAAWTYPLPPVQPVPSPAFYCGRKGYRLADNPHGLREIVLEIQENRLTVQLSYGDERDNVLPFSFTEMLHAQDVFYKDLSLHRQEVVTSAAWQDRHTLQLTLLYIETPYVVTYTFGFREEEIDVEFQINVSLNIPEYSTTGVIVLNEGS; via the coding sequence ATGGGACAAAGAGCGAATCTGATTATAGTCAGAGAACAGGCTTATGAGTTGTATTATAGTCACTGGTGTGCGAATACTTTGCCGGCTGATTTATTCTGGGGGCCGGAGTATGCTCTGTCATTCATAGAAAGGCAGACCCGGGCGGTGGAATCCGGACCGGGATGGCTGAATGAGGTGTGGGCGGAAGGCGGCGCAGTAATAGATTTGGAGAAGAGGAAGCTGGTATTTTACGGCGGCGAAGATATTCTCCTGGATATCCCCCTGCGAACCCTCTTTTTAAGGCTTATGGGAAGTATCTGGCAGGGGTGGGAGATCACCTGGGCCTATGAAGGCATAGTTGATCTTGCATCCTATGTAGGCTATCCCCAAGAAGCACTGTTAGCGGAACGTGAAGCATATACCGGTGATATGACTCTGGCTCCCTCATCACCAAGGGAATGGGTTGACCTGGTTGCAAGTGTGAAATTTGCCGATGATGACCTGCTGTTATTCCCTTTGGCCGGAGAGCTTGCAGCTTATCTGTTGAGCGGTCCCGCGTTCATTAACCGCATAAATAAGTCATATGGTTACCGAAGTTTAGCGCTAAGCGAATGGACGGAGGATTTTCCGGCTGCAGGCTTTCATATTGACGTTACGCAAAAAAGGATCGAGATCTGGCATGCCAAAGATTTTGCGGCAGCTCAAACCCGGATTCAGTCTGAATGGCCGGGCTGGGAGGTCATTGATCATTGCGGCGATTACGAATCGCAAGTCAGGGGAACCGGAGGTGCTTTGAAATTACAGGTCGCAGATGAGCAGCACTTGATGGATCGACTGCGAAACCTGTTACTGAAGGACTTCGTGTCCAATCCTGTGGATACGCTCACTTACTTTGCACAGAGGGAAGCAGAGGCAGGGAAAACCGTAGAAATTAATCCCTATGCCTTGAAGTATGATACATACCGGTTACCCGGAGAACGAAAAGTTGAGCTGTGGGATTCTGCAGTCAGTAAGCTCCGGATGCACAACCAGCAATTGTTAAAAGGATTACCCGAAGATCACGGCCTATCTTGCCGTACACTGCTGGACTTCTTCTCGCAAATCGAACAGTCGGCTCTCGCCGTCAACACCTTCATACTGCTGCAGGACGGGGTGGTTACGTCAGCATTTGCCCGGGCTCCTTATCGTCTGGATCAGCCGCAGCTGCTGTATTCTCTGAGCAAAAGTATCACCTCTATAGCAGTTGGGATTGCCATTGACGAAGGGCTTTTGACGCTTGCGGACACCGTCATATCCTTCTTTCCGGCGAAACTTCCAGGGAACATTTCACCCAATCTGGCCCGGATGACGGTACACCATCTGCTGTCGATGAACGCAGGCCATCACGATAATATTTACGGCGCTGTGGCGCAGGAAGAAGACTGGGTGCGGGCTTTTCTGGCGCAGGAGGTTCCGCATGAGCCGGGAAGTCATTATGTATACAGTACCCACTGCACTTATATGCTGTCCGCGATTATTGAGCAGGTTTCCGGCCAGAGTCTGGTTGATTTTTTGCAGCCGCGCTTGTTTGAACCTTTGGAGATCCCAAGACCTGTGTGGGAAACCTGTCCGTTGGGGATTACGGCTGGAGGAATGGGCCTGAGCCTGTCTACCGAAAGTATCGCCAAATTCGGCCAGATGCTGCTGAATAAAGGAGAGTACGCCGGAAAAAGAATCGTATCTGAGCGTTATCTCGCCTTAGCTACCTCGGAACAGAGCGATAACCGCCTGTCTGCCCCGAAAGACCGTACCGATTCCGCCCAGGGATACGGATATCAGTTTCACCTGTGCCGCAGGGGCTGCTACAGAGGGGACGGTTCTTTTGGCCAGCTCTGTCTGGTCGCTCCCCGGGAACAAATTGTCATAGCGGCAACGGCCGCGTTCGGGAGCATGCAGCAGCTGCAGACACTGCTAGATTTCATCTATGAATATATTATTGACCGGTTAGACCGCGAGGAAGCTTATAACCATGCAGATACACTTGAACTGCAAAACAAATTAGCCGCTTGGACTTATCCTCTTCCACCGGTTCAGCCCGTTCCAAGCCCGGCTTTTTATTGTGGCCGCAAAGGTTACCGCCTGGCTGACAATCCTCATGGGCTGAGGGAGATCGTATTGGAGATACAGGAAAATCGGCTGACGGTTCAGCTGAGCTATGGGGATGAGCGGGATAATGTGCTGCCGTTCAGTTTTACAGAAATGCTGCACGCGCAGGATGTTTTCTACAAAGATCTGTCTCTGCACCGGCAAGAGGTAGTTACTTCGGCGGCCTGGCAGGATCGGCACACCCTCCAGCTCACCCTGTTGTACATCGAGACTCCTTACGTAGTTACCTATACATTCGGATTCCGTGAAGAGGAAATCGATGTGGAGTTCCAGATTAATGTGTCTTTGAATATTCCGGAGTACAGCACAACCGGCGTAATCGTGCTGAACGAAGGTTCATAA
- a CDS encoding M48 family metallopeptidase, translated as MQIQLEDQTFTLSVQYSKRKKISLQIDGAGRITVKAPKGTTEEVILSAVQGHSGWITEKLREQAAARQVPKAKEYQEEGSFLYLGKEFPLHELITTGERDAEALKAELKKFYFNSLKKIVNERMPQYQNQLKVKPKSFEIVESRTKWGSCSSDKKLTFNYRLAMAPPEVIDYVIIHELCHLLHMNHDRSFWRRLGSVMPDYKRQEEFLARFGQFMTL; from the coding sequence ATGCAGATTCAACTCGAAGATCAAACTTTCACCCTTAGTGTCCAATACAGTAAACGCAAAAAAATTTCTCTGCAAATCGATGGAGCAGGCCGGATCACCGTGAAGGCTCCGAAGGGAACAACTGAAGAAGTTATTCTAAGTGCAGTACAGGGGCACAGCGGATGGATTACGGAGAAGCTGCGCGAACAGGCTGCGGCCCGGCAGGTACCGAAGGCGAAGGAATATCAGGAGGAGGGCAGCTTTCTGTACCTCGGTAAGGAGTTCCCGCTGCATGAACTGATTACAACCGGTGAGCGGGATGCCGAGGCACTGAAGGCGGAGCTGAAGAAGTTCTATTTTAACAGCCTGAAGAAAATAGTAAACGAGCGGATGCCCCAGTATCAGAACCAGCTGAAAGTAAAACCGAAGTCGTTCGAGATCGTAGAATCCCGGACCAAGTGGGGGAGCTGCAGCAGCGATAAGAAGCTGACCTTCAATTACCGTCTGGCGATGGCGCCGCCCGAGGTTATTGATTATGTAATTATTCATGAGCTGTGCCATCTTCTGCATATGAATCATGACCGGTCCTTTTGGCGGCGGCTCGGGAGTGTTATGCCGGATTACAAAAGACAGGAAGAATTTCTGGCCCGCTTCGGTCAGTTTATGACGCTCTGA
- a CDS encoding HD-GYP domain-containing protein, translated as MREILGRKLKRDIVSPNGLTIIPAETILTEQHLHLIANHKADRQSIFLYPDKMEQRKNQVNEIVKQSEELFHSIKYTSEIPVKDLTTKLVPQLREFVNNTNVYELLETLKYQDDYTYRHNIAVGAIATLIGNWLKLDEDELSSLTLAGTMHDVGKLNIPSEILNKPGKLTVEEFDLIKSHTIIGYDLLKESFGQNSNVSLVALQHHEKGNGKGYPYGIRKNKIHYHSKIVMVADVYHAMSSKRSYHEVMPFYEVINHMRASAYGEMDPKILSVFHTNMIRRLIGQQVELLDGTMCKVVYVYPYEQDAIFQLENGTFLDSSKDHQIHIKEVFI; from the coding sequence ATGCGAGAAATATTGGGAAGAAAACTTAAACGAGATATTGTGTCCCCTAACGGCTTGACGATCATACCCGCTGAAACCATTCTAACTGAACAACATCTTCACCTTATTGCCAACCACAAAGCGGACCGTCAATCGATTTTCCTTTATCCGGACAAGATGGAACAAAGGAAAAACCAAGTTAATGAAATTGTAAAACAGTCCGAAGAGTTGTTCCATTCCATCAAATATACTTCAGAAATTCCTGTGAAGGATCTTACTACAAAGCTAGTTCCTCAATTACGTGAATTTGTGAATAATACTAACGTTTATGAGTTACTTGAAACGTTAAAATATCAGGATGACTATACTTATCGTCACAATATCGCCGTAGGAGCTATCGCTACCCTTATTGGAAATTGGCTGAAGCTGGATGAGGATGAGCTTTCTTCGCTTACCTTAGCCGGGACAATGCATGATGTTGGGAAACTGAACATCCCGAGCGAGATACTCAATAAACCAGGTAAGCTGACTGTGGAAGAGTTTGACCTCATTAAAAGCCATACCATCATTGGATATGACCTGTTAAAGGAGAGTTTTGGCCAAAATAGTAATGTTTCACTTGTGGCTTTGCAGCATCATGAAAAAGGAAATGGGAAGGGCTATCCCTATGGAATCCGGAAAAATAAAATTCATTATCACAGCAAAATTGTTATGGTAGCGGATGTGTACCACGCAATGTCCTCAAAGCGGTCCTACCATGAAGTAATGCCCTTTTATGAAGTAATAAACCACATGCGAGCAAGTGCCTACGGTGAAATGGATCCCAAAATTTTATCTGTATTTCATACCAATATGATCAGACGCCTGATAGGACAACAGGTTGAACTCCTGGATGGGACCATGTGTAAGGTTGTCTATGTGTATCCTTATGAGCAAGATGCTATTTTTCAGCTGGAGAATGGAACTTTTCTCGATTCCAGCAAAGATCATCAAATCCATATTAAAGAAGTATTTATTTGA
- a CDS encoding GNAT family N-acetyltransferase, whose translation MENAVAHPILLSFPESFESERLLIRAPLWGDGAAVNTAVLESLDELRPWMPWARLLPTPEQAEAIIRKSRLEFLERKDLRLLLLHKTSGELIGSSGLHRIDWQTRKFEIGYWVRTSYSRQGYITEAVHAITNYAVQELRANRIEIRCDTRNTPSARVAERSGFTLEGILRNDKCDVDGKLRDTMIFAKVRGVEY comes from the coding sequence ATGGAAAATGCTGTTGCCCATCCTATTCTGTTATCTTTTCCGGAAAGCTTCGAAAGTGAACGGCTCCTGATAAGGGCGCCCTTATGGGGAGACGGGGCTGCTGTGAATACAGCGGTACTGGAAAGCCTTGATGAACTGCGTCCCTGGATGCCTTGGGCCAGGCTGCTCCCTACGCCTGAACAAGCCGAAGCCATTATTAGAAAATCCCGACTGGAGTTCCTGGAGCGTAAAGACCTTAGACTCCTCCTGTTACACAAAACCTCCGGGGAACTCATAGGCAGCAGCGGCCTGCACCGGATTGACTGGCAGACACGGAAATTCGAAATCGGCTATTGGGTGCGTACCTCTTACAGCAGACAGGGCTATATCACGGAGGCGGTCCATGCGATTACGAACTACGCCGTTCAAGAGCTGCGGGCGAACCGGATTGAAATCCGTTGCGACACACGCAATACGCCTAGCGCACGGGTTGCCGAACGTTCCGGCTTTACACTGGAAGGTATTCTGCGAAATGACAAATGTGATGTGGATGGCAAGCTGCGGGATACCATGATTTTTGCCAAGGTGCGGGGCGTGGAGTATTAA